In Carya illinoinensis cultivar Pawnee chromosome 9, C.illinoinensisPawnee_v1, whole genome shotgun sequence, the following are encoded in one genomic region:
- the LOC122276783 gene encoding protein FAR1-RELATED SEQUENCE 5-like has translation MDLDDEGRLRNVFWADPRSRAAYKYFGDVVTFDTTYLTNRYGMPFAPFVGVNHHGQSILLGAGLISNEDTETFTWLFQTLLQCMDAYKSGLKMQLMKCVYNSQTIEAFEKCWAEFISTYELHENLWLKSLYAEREHWVPIFVKEHFWAGMSTTQRSESMNVFFYGYVHSKTNLKEFVDQFDSALKKKIENENQAEFQSFSGTIPCVSRSPIEKKFQDLYINAKFKEVQQQVIGVLDLDPALLTSDGVINSYLVEDEVRIQEYSKQVTYSVQFNVNDCNAKYYAVDSKDQFKDAKKRILEMTEAYRLNQSSFSMMQTGPEPDLSTMDTTAVGSSQQVKSPRIVREKGRPPSLRRASRMETDMRKVKAKQKKSQQGGKRKEREEGEKAPLGTRRNLFDEGDTTSMGTCINFFGPSDVDNTIGLGQVPPVLDSPAFESSGIHQRESVMESQESVKSLNFA, from the exons ATGGATCTAGACGATGAGGGGAGGTTAAGGAATGTTTTTTGGGCAGATCCACGTAGTCGGGCTGCCTATAAGTATTTTGGTGACGTGGtcacattcgacaccacatacctgACTAATAGGTATGGGATGCCTTTTGCACCATtcgttggtgtaaaccaccacggGCAATCGATTCTGTTGGGAGCTGGGTTGATTTCTAATGAGGACACAGAGACCTTTACATGGCTATTCCAGACCTTGTTGcagtgtatggatg CCTACAAGAGTGGGCTGAAAATGCAGCTGATGAAATGTGTGTACAATTCACAAACTATTGAGGCATTTGAAAAATGTTGGGCAGAGTTTATTAGTACATACGAGTTACATGAGAATTTGTGGTTGAAAAGTTTATATGCAGAGCGTGAGCATTGGGTACCGATTTTTGTAAAAGAGCacttttgggctggaatgagtacaacccaacGCAGCGAGAGtatgaatgtttttttttacggTTATGTCCATTCAAAAACAAACTTGAAGGAGTTTGTTGACCAGTTTGACAGtgcactaaagaaaaaaattgagaatgaaaatcagGCAGAATTTCAGTCATTTAGTGGTACCATTCCCTGCGTTTCTAGATCTCCAATTGAGAAGAAATTTCAAGATTTGTACATTAATGCAAAATTTAAGGAAGTTCAACAACAAGTAATTGGTGTGCTTGACTTGGACCCAGCTCTGCTAACATCGGATGGTGTAATCAACAGTTATTTGGTAGAAGATGAGGTCCGTATTCAAGAGTATTCAAAACAAGTTACATATTCTGTGCAGTTTAATGTGAATGATTGCAATGCGAAGT ATTATGCGGTGGATTCTAAAGACCAATTTAAAGATGCAAAGAAGCGGATACTAGAGATGACTGAAGCTTATCGTCTGAACCAAAGCTCCTTTTCTATGATGCAAACAG GACCAGAACCTGATTTGTCGACAATGGATACTACTGCAGTTGGTAGTTCACAACAAGTCAAGAGTCCAAGGATTGTCAGGGAGAAAGGAAGACCTCCATCCCTTCGGAGAGCCTCCAGGATGGAGACAGACATGCGGAAGGTTAAAGCGAAACAAAAGAAATCACAACAGGGAGGAAAACGCAAAGAG CgagaggaaggagaaaaagCACCCCTGGGGACGCGAAGGAATTTATTTGATGAAGGAGATACAACATCCATGGGGACGTGCATCAATTTTTTTGGGCCATCAGATGTAGATAATACCATAGGTCTTGGACAAGTGCCG CCTGTCCTAGACAGCCCCGCTTTTGAGAGTAGTGGAATCCATCAGCGAGAATCAGTGATGGAGAGCCAAGAAAGTGTAAAATCTCTAAACTTTGCATAA
- the LOC122277213 gene encoding tyrosyl-DNA phosphodiesterase 2, which produces MCVIRAKAASNLKMASSLLKGVASWSFSPHFSCHGRRINPRKPSRLLSFSMSSWACKKCTFINPPFQKSTCQICLTSSSSSSASPSSSPSSPKWACKACTFLNPYRNTNCEVCGTRASVSRFEDLNDTDLDDDESGVGSVFLPLQRCKRKLRDPVADDEDCVELGGFRGARASSKAVAVLEDSGSGTVSSSLKVLSYNVWFREDLEMHNRMKALGDLIKLHSPEVICFQEVTPNIYDIFSRSSWWKVYSCSVSYEVANSRAYFCMLLSKVTVKSFNCIPFSNSSMGRELCVAEVEVQKGKTLLVATSHFESPCPGPPKWDQMYSKERVEQANEAVNLLKKNPNVVFGGDMNWDDKLDGQFPLPDGWVDAWRELRPGENGWTYDTKSNPMLAGNRTLQKRLDRIICNLRDFKISEIDMIGMDPIPGLSYYKEKKVKKEKKQLELPVLPSDHYGLLLTISSQ; this is translated from the exons ATGTGTGTAATCAGAGCAAAAGCGGCAagcaatttgaaaatggcatcCTCGTTGTTAAAGGGTGTAGCCTCTTGGTCCTTTTCACCTCATTTCTCCTGTCACGGTCGGAGAATAAACCCTAGAAAACCCTCTcgtcttctttcattttcaatgtCTTCTTGGGCCTGCAAAAAATGCACCTTCATCAACCCACCTTTTCAAAAATCCACCTGCCAAATCTgtttaacttcttcttcttcttcttctgcttctccgtcttcttctccttcatctCCAAAATGGGCATGCAAGGCCTGCACTTTCTTGAACCCATACAGGAACACGAACTGCGAGGTCTGCGGCACGAGGGCCTCAGTGTCTAGATTCGAGGATTTGAACGATACCGATCTTGATGATGATGAGTCTGGGGTGGGCTCCGTTTTCTTGCCATTGCAGCGTTGCAAGAGGAAGCTGCGGGACCCTGTTGCGGATGACGAAGATTGTGTTGAATTGGGTGGGTTTCGAGGAGCTAGGGCTTCGAGTAAGGCGGTGGCCGTGTTGG AGGACTCAGGTTCGGGCACCGTATCTAGTTCATTGAAGGTTTTAAGTTATAATGTTTGGTTTCGAGAAGACTTGGAAATGCATAATAGGATGAAAGCCCTTGGTGACCTTATCAAACTGCATTCCCCAGAAGTTATCTGTTttcag GAGGTTACTCCTAATATATATGACATTTTTAGCCGGTCCAGCTGGTGGAAGGTATATAGTTGCTCAGTCTCATATGAGGTTGCAAATTCAAGAGCTTACTTTTGCATGCTG CTAAGCAAAGTGACTGTGAAATCCTTCAACTGTATACCCTTCAGCAATTCTTCAATGGGGAGAGAACTATGTGTTGCTGAGGTTGAAGTTCAGAAGGGCAAGACTCTATTGGTTGCTACTAGCCATTTTGAGAGCCCCTGCCCAGGACCCCCGAAATGGGATCAGATGTATAGCAAGGAACGTGTTGAGCAAGCAAATGAGGCAGTCAACCTTCTCAAAAAGAATCCGAATGTGGTTTTTGGTGGTGACATGAACTGGGATGACAAATTAGACGGTCAATTTCCTTTACCTGATGGATGGGTTGATGCATGGCGAGAGTTGAGGCCAGGGGAAAATGGATGGACATATGATACCAAATCCAACCCAATGTTGGCCGGTAACCGTACATTGCAAAAGCGACTAGATCGAATTATTTGTAATCTTCGTGATTTCAAGATAAGTGAAATTGACATGATTGGGATGGATCCGATACCAGGCCTATCATATTACAAGGAAAAGAAAgtgaagaaagagaagaagcaGCTGGAGCTTCCTGTTCTGCCTAGTGATCATTATGGCTTGCTTTTGACAATCTCTAGCCAGTAA
- the LOC122276785 gene encoding glycine-rich cell wall structural protein 1-like, whose protein sequence is MDSKLLLVVLLGALICTHARELVNQKAGTFKVEKTFFHHFPGYGGGLGGGAGGRGGLGGGAGLGGGSGLGSGVGLGGGSGLGGGGGGGFGAGGQGGLGGGVGLGGGSGLGSGVGLGGGSGLGGGGGGRFGGGGSSFGGGSGGGFGSRAGGLGGGSGGGFGGGGNGGGGVGGGYGGGAGGGIGGGLP, encoded by the coding sequence ATGGATTCTAAGCTTCTTTTGGTGGTGCTTCTCGGTGCACTTATTTGCACTCATGCTAGAGAGCTTGTCAATCAAAAGGCCGGTACATTTAAAGTGGAGAAGACATTCTTCCACCACTTCCCTGGTTATGGTGGTGGGCTAGGTGGTGGTGCTGGTGGGCGGGGTGGCTTGGGTGGTGGAGCTGGACTTGGTGGAGGTTCTGGCTTGGGTAGTGGAGTTGGGCTTGGCGGGGGTTCTGGCttgggtggaggtggaggtggagggttTGGTGCTGGTGGGCAGGGTGGCTTGGGTGGTGGAGTTGGACTTGGTGGAGGTTCTGGCTTGGGTAGTGGAGTTGGGCTTGGCGGGGGTTCTGGCttgggtggaggtggaggtggacgGTTTGGTGGTGGTGGCTCGAGTTTTGGAGGTGGATCTGGAGGTGGCTTTGGGTCTAGAGCTGGAGGGCTTGGAGGTGGCAGTGGTGGAGGGTTTGGAGGCGGTGGCAATGGTGGCGGTGGGGTTGGGGGTGGATATGGCGGAGGAGCTGGTGGAGGTATCGGAGGTGGATTGCCTTGA
- the LOC122276390 gene encoding U3 small nucleolar RNA-associated protein 6 homolog, with translation MADVVQYRLERMVDELDDLEIRGLFSRREIAEIVKQRRKYEYRLKRPSPLKQDYLAYIDYETQLDSLRRLRKKSVARDLKAKGNKKMKQSVSDFAGVSRIVEIYRLAVMRFKGDIDLWFRYLEFCRRRRNGRMKKVLAQVIRFHPKVPGVWIYAAAWEFDHNLNVAAARALMQSGLRVCPTSEELWVEYLRMELTYLNKLKARKVALGEDEGTLVRDDRLADEKQWRDENKDLFMSLKDDEINNERLNVDNEESKMKLDLFQKQGLSVLRTIYNAAVKALPSSFSLRKQLYEILEAMDLSQSDDICKEMLNDLKRDFSTDPEYWDWLARLRFDDPKSAPGMNEEEIVLSQAQKAIEVYEEALKVVPSATMFNLYAKFLMGIIDPQKEENQHSDHTVDYSSHLLMVYEKVETMGCITEDLACQHISFYLQLGRLDEARKLAEKYCSGNLSDSVQLWVLRVSIEIRCITKDSPSPSKADLLSIYELLTKILKKVPVSKAESLWLMALKFFANHKHIFDKLVEMSLVSLARNGGSEDGFSLSAAIVNYVLPKDGIQCAREIYKRFLALPRPGLALYRNCIELESNLASVGNKDGLVNARKLYESALAAFDQNVSLWQGYYSLETKMGTSETASAVHWRALKALKDTTALVTSADL, from the exons ATGGCTGACGTGGTGCAGTACCGGCTCGAGCGCATGGTGGACGAGCTCGACGACCTCGAGATACGAGGCCTCTTTTCGCGCCGGGAGATAGCCGAGATCGTTAAGCAGCGCCGCAAGTACGAGTACAGGCTCAAGCGCCCTAGCCCGCTCAAGCAGGACTACCTGGCCTACATCGATTACGAGACTCAGCTGGACTCGCTCCGCCGCCTCAGGAAGAAGTCGGTGGCTCGTGACCTCAAGGCCAAAGGCAACAAGAAGATGAAGCAGTCCGTATCGGACTTCGCCGGCGTCTCCAGGATCGTAGAGATTTACCGGCTCGCCGTTATGCGCTTCAAGGGCGATATCGATTTGTGGTTTCGGTATCTTGAGTTTTGCAGGCGGCGAAGGAATGGGAGAATGAAGAAG GTCCTGGCCCAGGTAATTAGGTTTCATCCAAAGGTCCCTGGAGTTTGGATTTATGCTGCAGCATGGGAATTTGACCATAACTTAAATGTTGCGGCTGCTCGTGCTCTGATGCAGAGTGGTTTGAGAGTCTGCCCAACTTCAGAAGAACTGTGGGTTGAATATCTTCGGATGGAACTCACATACCTTAATAAGTTAAAAGCCCGGAAGGTTGCACTTGGAGAGGACGAGGGAACTCTGGTCCGTGATGATAGACTTGCTGATGAAAAACAGTGGAGAGACGAAAATAAGGATTTGTTTATGTCCCTTAAAGATGATGAAATAAATAACGAAAGATTGAATGTTGACAATGAGGAGTCAAAGATGAAACTAGATTTGTTTCAAAAACAAGGTTTGAGTGTTCTAAGAACTATCTATAATGCTGCAGTCAAAGCTCTCCCTTCTAGTTTTAGCCTGAGAAAGCAGTTGTATGAAATATTGGAAGCAATGGACCTATCACAGTCAGATGATATATGTAAGGAGATGCTAAATGACCTGAAGAGAGACTTTTCGACAGATCCAGAATATTGGGATTGGCTTGCAAGACTTAGGTTTGATGATCCTAAAAGTGCACCAGGGATGAATGAAGAAGAAATAGTTCTTTCTCAGGCGCAAAAAGCAATTGAG GTTTACGAGGAGGCTTTAAAAGTCGTACCTTCAGCCACAATGTTTAATCTGTATGCAAAGTTTTTGATGGGTATAATTGATccccaaaaagaagaaaaccaacATTCTGATCATACTGTTGACTATAGTTCACATCTCTTGATGGTATATGAGAAGGTTGAAACAATGGGTTGCATTACTGAGGATCTTGCTTGCCaacatatttcattttatttgcaatTGGGAAGATTGGATGAAGCCAGAAAACTGGCAGAAAAGTATTGCAGTGGGAATTTGTCAGATTCGGTGCAGTTATGGGTATTAAGGGTCTCGATAGAGATTAGATGCATAACAAAGGATTCTCCTTCTCCAAGTAAAGCTGATCTGCTATCCATTTATGAACTCCTAacaaaaatcttgaaaaaagTGCCTGTTTCTAAAGCTGAAAGCTTGTGGCTAATG GCCCTGAAGTTCTTTGCGAATCACAAGCATATTTTTGACAAGTTGGTAGAGATGTCTCTTGTTTCATTAGCTAGGAATGGTGGCAGTGAAGATGGATTTTCCCTCTCCGCTGCTATTGTAAATTATGTTCTTCCTAAGGATGGAATTCAGTGTGCAAGAGAGATATATAAGCG ATTTCTTGCTTTACCACGTCCTGGTCTTGCTTTATACAGAAACTGCATCGAGTTAGAATCAAATCTTGCATCTGTCGGCAATAAAGATGGCCTTGTAAATGCCCGGAAATTATATGAATCCGCACTTGCTGCTTTTGACCAAAATGTGAGCTTGTGgcaaggttactattcactggAGACTAAG ATGGGAACATCAGAAACAGCAAGTGCTGTTCATTGGCGTGCACTGAAGGCTCTAAAAGACACAACTGCACTCGTTACATCTGCAGACTTATGA
- the LOC122276392 gene encoding uncharacterized protein LOC122276392 isoform X4, whose amino-acid sequence MAADDDEYRSSRNIAISLFKRYKNAVDRGGGDNLKQEFISAGVNAYALGCTDEGLRKELNDMKESGVEIEAMQSYGGITSLKSKIISEEVDECILWLSIIFITILCTPQPTIVRWSSTPPVSDEVRLQWKGFCAVIANAYFVRGMAWLPVKTLQLEQMAVVGLAEEPSVVASRMRLVFSTLEVVSPQWPRV is encoded by the exons ATGGCTG CCGATGATGATGAATACCGTTCATCGCGCAACATAGCAATCAGTCTGTTTAAGCGATACAAGAATGCTGTTGACCGGGGAGGCGGTGACAACCTAAAA CAGGAGTTCATCAGTGCTGGAGTGAATGCGTATGCACTGGGCTGTACTGATGAAGGATTAAGGAAGGAACTTAATGATATGAAGGAATCTGGTGTTGAAATTGAAGCAATGCAAAGTTATGGTGGAATCACTAGTTTGAAATCCAAGATTATCTCAGAGGAG GTTGATGAGTGCATTCTGTGGCTAAGTATCATATTCATCACCATCTTGTGTACACCACAACCAACTATTGTTAGATGGTCATCTACGCCTCCTGTGTCAGATGAAGTGAGGCTTCAGTGGAAAGGCTTTTGTGCCGTTATAGCAAATGCATACTTTGTGAGAGGAATGGCATG GCTTCCGGTAAAGACTCTTCAACTAGAACAAATGGCAGTAGTTGGGCTAGCTGAGGAGCCATCGGTCGTTGCTAGTCGAATGCGATTAGTGTTTAGCACACTCGAG GTGGTGAGTCCACAGTGGCCTAGAGTATAG
- the LOC122276392 gene encoding uncharacterized protein LOC122276392 isoform X1 — protein sequence MVMLYASGAITSHEASPCKISHVNPLVKITSVCPSVLRNPCNNVIHNSSFSWKGRDQLKTHHLLHHVAPKRWLCRLHESISADDDEYRSSRNIAISLFKRYKNAVDRGGGDNLKQEFISAGVNAYALGCTDEGLRKELNDMKESGVEIEAMQSYGGITSLKSKIISEEVDECILWLSIIFITILCTPQPTIVRWSSTPPVSDEVRLQWKGFCAVIANAYFVRGMAWLPVKTLQLEQMAVVGLAEEPSVVASRMRLVFSTLEVVSPQWPRV from the exons ATGGTGATGCTGTACGCTTCGGGGGCCATAACATCGCATGAAGCATCTCCGTGCAAGATTAGCCATGTGAATCCCTTGGTTAAAATCACTTCAGTCTGTCCCAGCGTATTAAGAAACCCATGTAATAATGTCATTCATAATTCCTCATTTTCTTGGAAAGGCCGTGATCAACTTAAGACCCATCATTTATTACACCATGTAGCTCCAAAGAGATGGCTG TGTCGGTTGCACGAATCAATTTCAGCCGATGATGATGAATACCGTTCATCGCGCAACATAGCAATCAGTCTGTTTAAGCGATACAAGAATGCTGTTGACCGGGGAGGCGGTGACAACCTAAAA CAGGAGTTCATCAGTGCTGGAGTGAATGCGTATGCACTGGGCTGTACTGATGAAGGATTAAGGAAGGAACTTAATGATATGAAGGAATCTGGTGTTGAAATTGAAGCAATGCAAAGTTATGGTGGAATCACTAGTTTGAAATCCAAGATTATCTCAGAGGAG GTTGATGAGTGCATTCTGTGGCTAAGTATCATATTCATCACCATCTTGTGTACACCACAACCAACTATTGTTAGATGGTCATCTACGCCTCCTGTGTCAGATGAAGTGAGGCTTCAGTGGAAAGGCTTTTGTGCCGTTATAGCAAATGCATACTTTGTGAGAGGAATGGCATG GCTTCCGGTAAAGACTCTTCAACTAGAACAAATGGCAGTAGTTGGGCTAGCTGAGGAGCCATCGGTCGTTGCTAGTCGAATGCGATTAGTGTTTAGCACACTCGAG GTGGTGAGTCCACAGTGGCCTAGAGTATAG
- the LOC122276392 gene encoding uncharacterized protein LOC122276392 isoform X2 yields MVMLYASGAITSHEASPCKISHVNPLVKITSVCPSVLRNPCNNVIHNSSFSWKGRDQLKTHHLLHHVAPKRWLCRLHESISADDDEYRSSRNIAISLFKRYKNAVDRGGGDNLKEFISAGVNAYALGCTDEGLRKELNDMKESGVEIEAMQSYGGITSLKSKIISEEVDECILWLSIIFITILCTPQPTIVRWSSTPPVSDEVRLQWKGFCAVIANAYFVRGMAWLPVKTLQLEQMAVVGLAEEPSVVASRMRLVFSTLEVVSPQWPRV; encoded by the exons ATGGTGATGCTGTACGCTTCGGGGGCCATAACATCGCATGAAGCATCTCCGTGCAAGATTAGCCATGTGAATCCCTTGGTTAAAATCACTTCAGTCTGTCCCAGCGTATTAAGAAACCCATGTAATAATGTCATTCATAATTCCTCATTTTCTTGGAAAGGCCGTGATCAACTTAAGACCCATCATTTATTACACCATGTAGCTCCAAAGAGATGGCTG TGTCGGTTGCACGAATCAATTTCAGCCGATGATGATGAATACCGTTCATCGCGCAACATAGCAATCAGTCTGTTTAAGCGATACAAGAATGCTGTTGACCGGGGAGGCGGTGACAACCTAAAA GAGTTCATCAGTGCTGGAGTGAATGCGTATGCACTGGGCTGTACTGATGAAGGATTAAGGAAGGAACTTAATGATATGAAGGAATCTGGTGTTGAAATTGAAGCAATGCAAAGTTATGGTGGAATCACTAGTTTGAAATCCAAGATTATCTCAGAGGAG GTTGATGAGTGCATTCTGTGGCTAAGTATCATATTCATCACCATCTTGTGTACACCACAACCAACTATTGTTAGATGGTCATCTACGCCTCCTGTGTCAGATGAAGTGAGGCTTCAGTGGAAAGGCTTTTGTGCCGTTATAGCAAATGCATACTTTGTGAGAGGAATGGCATG GCTTCCGGTAAAGACTCTTCAACTAGAACAAATGGCAGTAGTTGGGCTAGCTGAGGAGCCATCGGTCGTTGCTAGTCGAATGCGATTAGTGTTTAGCACACTCGAG GTGGTGAGTCCACAGTGGCCTAGAGTATAG
- the LOC122276392 gene encoding uncharacterized protein LOC122276392 isoform X5, translating to MAADDDEYRSSRNIAISLFKRYKNAVDRGGGDNLKEFISAGVNAYALGCTDEGLRKELNDMKESGVEIEAMQSYGGITSLKSKIISEEVDECILWLSIIFITILCTPQPTIVRWSSTPPVSDEVRLQWKGFCAVIANAYFVRGMAWLPVKTLQLEQMAVVGLAEEPSVVASRMRLVFSTLEVVSPQWPRV from the exons ATGGCTG CCGATGATGATGAATACCGTTCATCGCGCAACATAGCAATCAGTCTGTTTAAGCGATACAAGAATGCTGTTGACCGGGGAGGCGGTGACAACCTAAAA GAGTTCATCAGTGCTGGAGTGAATGCGTATGCACTGGGCTGTACTGATGAAGGATTAAGGAAGGAACTTAATGATATGAAGGAATCTGGTGTTGAAATTGAAGCAATGCAAAGTTATGGTGGAATCACTAGTTTGAAATCCAAGATTATCTCAGAGGAG GTTGATGAGTGCATTCTGTGGCTAAGTATCATATTCATCACCATCTTGTGTACACCACAACCAACTATTGTTAGATGGTCATCTACGCCTCCTGTGTCAGATGAAGTGAGGCTTCAGTGGAAAGGCTTTTGTGCCGTTATAGCAAATGCATACTTTGTGAGAGGAATGGCATG GCTTCCGGTAAAGACTCTTCAACTAGAACAAATGGCAGTAGTTGGGCTAGCTGAGGAGCCATCGGTCGTTGCTAGTCGAATGCGATTAGTGTTTAGCACACTCGAG GTGGTGAGTCCACAGTGGCCTAGAGTATAG
- the LOC122276392 gene encoding uncharacterized protein LOC122276392 isoform X3, producing MVMLYASGAITSHEASPCKISHVNPLVKITSVCPSVLRNPCNNVIHNSSFSWKGRDQLKTHHLLHHVAPKRWLCRLHESISADDDEYRSSRNIAISLFKRYKNAVDRGGGDNLKQEFISAGVNAYALGCTDEGLRKELNDMKESGVEIEAMQSYGGITSLKSKIISEEVDECILWLSIIFITILCTPQPTIVRWSSTPPVSDEVRLQWKGFCAVIANAYFVRGMAWW from the exons ATGGTGATGCTGTACGCTTCGGGGGCCATAACATCGCATGAAGCATCTCCGTGCAAGATTAGCCATGTGAATCCCTTGGTTAAAATCACTTCAGTCTGTCCCAGCGTATTAAGAAACCCATGTAATAATGTCATTCATAATTCCTCATTTTCTTGGAAAGGCCGTGATCAACTTAAGACCCATCATTTATTACACCATGTAGCTCCAAAGAGATGGCTG TGTCGGTTGCACGAATCAATTTCAGCCGATGATGATGAATACCGTTCATCGCGCAACATAGCAATCAGTCTGTTTAAGCGATACAAGAATGCTGTTGACCGGGGAGGCGGTGACAACCTAAAA CAGGAGTTCATCAGTGCTGGAGTGAATGCGTATGCACTGGGCTGTACTGATGAAGGATTAAGGAAGGAACTTAATGATATGAAGGAATCTGGTGTTGAAATTGAAGCAATGCAAAGTTATGGTGGAATCACTAGTTTGAAATCCAAGATTATCTCAGAGGAG GTTGATGAGTGCATTCTGTGGCTAAGTATCATATTCATCACCATCTTGTGTACACCACAACCAACTATTGTTAGATGGTCATCTACGCCTCCTGTGTCAGATGAAGTGAGGCTTCAGTGGAAAGGCTTTTGTGCCGTTATAGCAAATGCATACTTTGTGAGAGGAATGGCATG GTGGTGA
- the LOC122276012 gene encoding aminomethyltransferase, mitochondrial, with protein sequence MRGGGLWQLGQTLTRRLAQADKKTVARRYFSAEAELKKTVLHDFHVANGGKMVPFAGWSMPIQYKDSIMDSTLNCRQNGSLFDVSHMCGLSLKGKDCIPFLEKLVIADVAGLAPGTGSLTVFTNEKGGAIDDSVITKVQEDHIYLVVNAGCRDKDLAHIEEHMKAFKAKGGDVSWHIHDERSLLALQGPLAAPVLQHLTKEDLSKVFFGEFRILDINGVQCFLTRTGYTGEDGFEISVPSEHAVDLAKAILEKSEGKVRLTGLGARDSLRLEAGLCLYGNDMEQHVTPVEAGLTWAIGKRRRAEGGFLGAEVILKQLEEGPPVRRAGFFSSGPPPRSHSEIQDDKGKGIGEVTSGGFSPCLKKNIAMGYVKSGSHKAGTKVKIVIRGKAYDGVVTKMPFVPTKYYKPS encoded by the exons ATGAGAGGAGGGGGTTTGTGGCAACTTGGGCAAACATTAACCCGTCGGCTTGCTCAGGCTGATAAGAAGACTGTCGCTCGTCGATACTTTTCTGCAGAAGCAGAGCTGAAAAAGACAGTTCTCCATGACTTCCATGTTGCTAACGGTGGGAAGATGGTGCCCTTTGCTGGATGGAGCATGCCCATCCAATACAAGGACTCAATCATGGATTCTACTCTGAATTGTCGGCAGAATGGCAGCCTTTTTGATGTCTCTCATATGTGCGGGTTGAGCCTCAAGGGAAAGGACTGCATACCTTTCCTTGAAAAGCTTGTCATTGCTGATGTTGCTGGGCTCGCCCCTGGAACTGGGTCACTAACTGTCTTTACAAATGAGAAGGGAGGAGCAATCGATGATTCAGTGATTACCAAGGTGCAGGAGGACCACATATACCTCGTTGTTAATGCAGGGTGTAGGGATAAGGATCTGGCTCACATTGAGGAGCATATGAAGGCATTCAAGGCCAAAGGTGGGGATGTCTCCTGGCACATCCATGACGAGAGGTCTCTTCTAGCTCTCCAG GGTCCTCTGGCTGCCCCGGTTCTTCAGCACCTGACAAAAGAGGACTTGAGCAAGGTATTCTTTGGGGAGTTCCGTATCTTGGATATCAATGGAGTGCAGTGCTTTCTAACTAGGACCGG ATACACCGGtgaagatggttttgaaatCTCAGTTCCTTCAGAGCATGCAGTGGATCTTGCCAAAGCAATCTTGGAGAAATCTGAGGGGAAGGTAAGATTGACAGGTCTGGGTGCTAGAGACAGTCTCCGACTTGAAGCTGGCCTCTGTTTATATGGTAACGACATGGAACAACATGTAACTCCTGTTGAGGCAGGACTCACATGGGCCATAGGGAAGAGAAGAAGAGCTGAAGGTGGTTTTCTTGGTGCTGAGGTAATACTTAAGCAACTCGAAGAGGGTCCACCAGTCAGGCGTGCTGGGTTTTTCTCTTCAGGACCACCTCCCAGAAGCCACAGTGAGATTCAGGATGATAAAGGAAAAGGAATTGGGGAAGTCACCAGTGGAGGATTTAGCCCCTGCCTTAAGAAGAATATAGCCATGGGGTATGTGAAATCTGGGTCACACAAGGCAGGCACCAAAGTTAAGATTGTGATTCGAGGAAAGGCATACGATGGGGTTGTCACCAAAATGCCATTTGTACCAACAAAATACTACAAGCCATCCTAA